The Thalassotalea psychrophila genome window below encodes:
- a CDS encoding protein-disulfide reductase DsbD, whose product MRSIINALLITITLLGNIAYAQDSIFDTSMDSLFSNDKEFLPVDQAFQFDFSQQGNQLEVYFSIADGYYLYKDKLKFQAERTEFSLPNLPQGEDHEDEYFGIQQVYYNQVKFTIPIAQSGPDGELTLTFQGCAEKGLCYPPTKHVIPLNDYSADNAKESTASSVLGAINNESASAAKIDDNEITSVSQQDELASMLGGSSLFWTLLTFFGLGVLLSFTPCVFPMYPILTGIIVGQGESLTTRKAFTLSMAYVQGMAITYTALGIVVALAGAQFQAAFQHPAILIGLSILFVFLALSMFGVFNLALPASLQNKLNNLSNSQKGGSITSVFVMGAISGLVASPCTTAPLTGALIYIAQTGDLFLGASALYVLSLGMGLPLLALGSSGGKLLPKAGNWMTVIKNIFGFLLLAVPVFLLERFLSETIANLLWAALLLVTATYFYMVNNDNRKSPAGIWYGLRSLLIFLMMFLGANLAYNTVFDKPGLQQQVHQEFIKVTTLEQLTSEVAVANANGKTVMVDLYADWCIACKEFEKYTFPKPEVKQALQNTVLIQIDLTETASEQNIEIMSHFEVFGLPSILFFDLNGKELSQQRVTGFMGANDFASHINTLFNQ is encoded by the coding sequence ATGCGCTCAATAATAAATGCATTGCTAATAACAATTACCTTGTTAGGTAATATTGCCTATGCTCAAGATTCAATTTTCGATACCTCGATGGATTCTCTGTTTAGTAACGACAAAGAGTTCTTACCCGTTGACCAAGCATTCCAGTTTGATTTTAGCCAACAAGGCAATCAACTAGAAGTGTATTTTTCCATTGCTGATGGCTACTATTTATATAAAGATAAGTTAAAGTTTCAAGCAGAACGTACTGAATTCTCTTTACCTAATTTACCACAAGGCGAAGATCATGAAGATGAGTATTTTGGTATACAACAGGTATATTACAATCAAGTAAAATTTACTATACCCATTGCACAGTCTGGACCAGATGGTGAGTTAACGCTTACTTTTCAAGGTTGTGCTGAAAAAGGATTATGTTACCCGCCAACGAAGCATGTTATTCCGCTAAATGATTACAGTGCTGACAATGCAAAAGAAAGTACTGCTAGTTCAGTACTTGGCGCCATTAATAATGAGTCGGCTTCAGCTGCAAAAATAGATGATAATGAAATTACATCCGTTAGCCAACAAGATGAACTTGCTTCAATGCTTGGCGGCAGTAGTTTATTTTGGACATTATTAACATTCTTTGGTTTAGGTGTACTACTATCTTTTACTCCTTGTGTCTTTCCTATGTATCCTATTTTAACGGGCATTATTGTTGGCCAAGGCGAAAGTCTTACAACCAGAAAGGCATTTACTTTATCTATGGCATACGTTCAAGGTATGGCCATTACCTATACTGCTTTAGGCATTGTAGTTGCATTAGCTGGCGCGCAATTTCAAGCCGCATTTCAACACCCTGCGATTCTAATTGGCTTAAGTATTTTATTTGTATTTTTAGCTCTATCGATGTTTGGCGTATTCAACTTAGCTTTACCGGCAAGTTTACAAAACAAACTTAACAATTTAAGTAATAGCCAAAAAGGTGGTTCTATTACATCTGTTTTTGTAATGGGTGCTATTTCAGGTTTAGTGGCTTCACCTTGTACTACAGCGCCCCTTACTGGTGCATTAATTTATATCGCGCAAACGGGGGACCTATTTTTAGGAGCTTCGGCATTATATGTGTTGAGTTTAGGAATGGGCTTACCGTTACTAGCATTAGGTAGCTCAGGTGGTAAATTACTCCCGAAAGCGGGTAATTGGATGACCGTAATTAAAAACATCTTCGGCTTTTTATTACTCGCTGTTCCAGTGTTTTTACTTGAACGTTTCTTATCAGAAACAATTGCGAACCTATTGTGGGCAGCATTATTATTAGTCACCGCAACTTACTTCTATATGGTCAATAACGATAATCGTAAATCGCCAGCAGGCATTTGGTATGGGTTACGTTCATTGTTAATTTTTCTTATGATGTTTTTAGGTGCTAATTTAGCTTATAACACGGTATTCGATAAGCCCGGATTGCAGCAGCAAGTTCATCAAGAATTTATCAAAGTAACAACTTTAGAGCAGTTAACTAGCGAAGTTGCAGTGGCTAACGCTAATGGAAAAACAGTGATGGTAGATCTATATGCCGACTGGTGTATTGCCTGTAAAGAATTTGAAAAATACACTTTTCCAAAACCAGAAGTAAAACAAGCATTGCAAAATACGGTACTAATTCAAATTGACTTAACCGAGACTGCTTCAGAGCAAAATATTGAAATAATGTCGCACTTTGAAGTGTTTGGGTTGCCTTCGATTTTGTTTTTTGATTTAAATGGTAAAGAATTAAGTCAACAACGAGTTACCGGTTTTATGGGAGCAAACGACTTTGCCAGCCATATAAACACTTTGTTTAACCAGTAA
- the aroQ gene encoding type II 3-dehydroquinate dehydratase: MTTKFNVLVMNGPNLNMLGKREPEIYGSQSLADIITKLEVKAESLNINLQHLQSNAEHELIDALHQAHNKVDFIIINPAAFTHTSVALRDALLTVNIPFIEVHLSNVHKREEFRQHSYLSDIAEGVICGLGAKGYEYALDSANQILNK; encoded by the coding sequence ATGACGACAAAGTTTAATGTTTTAGTGATGAATGGTCCTAATTTAAATATGTTAGGCAAACGAGAACCTGAAATTTATGGCTCGCAATCGCTAGCTGACATTATTACAAAGTTAGAAGTTAAAGCTGAATCTTTAAACATAAATTTACAGCATCTGCAAAGTAATGCAGAGCATGAATTAATAGATGCCCTTCATCAGGCACATAATAAAGTGGATTTTATTATCATCAATCCAGCGGCATTTACTCATACCAGTGTGGCACTTCGTGATGCACTATTGACAGTAAATATTCCGTTTATTGAGGTTCACTTGTCTAATGTGCACAAGCGTGAAGAGTTTCGCCAACATTCTTACCTTTCAGATATAGCTGAAGGGGTAATATGTGGTTTGGGTGCTAAGGGTTATGAATATGCCCTAGATTCAGCAAACCAAATCCTAAACAAATAA
- the accB gene encoding acetyl-CoA carboxylase biotin carboxyl carrier protein, translating to MDIRKIKKLIELVEESGINELEISEGEESVRISRGAPMVAAAPVAMAAPAPVAAPVAAPAAAPAEAPAGAVLSGHVVRSPMVGTFYASASPEAPAFAEVGQHVNAGDTLCIVEAMKMMNQIEADKSGVIKQILAENEDTIEFDQPLFVIE from the coding sequence ATGGATATTCGTAAAATTAAAAAACTAATCGAACTTGTTGAAGAGTCTGGGATCAATGAATTAGAGATCTCTGAAGGTGAAGAATCAGTTCGAATCAGTCGTGGCGCTCCTATGGTAGCTGCAGCTCCTGTAGCAATGGCTGCTCCTGCTCCTGTAGCAGCTCCAGTTGCTGCTCCTGCAGCAGCACCTGCTGAAGCACCTGCTGGCGCTGTTTTATCAGGTCATGTTGTTCGCTCTCCAATGGTTGGTACGTTCTACGCATCGGCTTCTCCAGAAGCTCCTGCATTTGCAGAAGTTGGTCAACACGTAAATGCTGGCGATACTTTATGTATTGTTGAAGCGATGAAAATGATGAACCAAATTGAAGCTGACAAATCTGGTGTTATTAAACAAATTCTTGCTGAAAATGAAGACACAATTGAATTTGACCAACCACTATTCGTAATTGAATAA
- the accC gene encoding acetyl-CoA carboxylase biotin carboxylase subunit yields the protein MLKKVVIANRGEIALRILRACKELGIKTVAVHSTADKNLKHVLLADETICIGKASALDSYLNIPRLITAAEVTNADAIHPGYGFLAENADFAEQVEDSGFAFIGPLADSIRLMGDKVSAIAAMKSAGVPCVPGSDGPLTDDEAASIAHGRRIGYPVIIKASGGGGGRGMRVVRSEADLLESIQLTKTEARNTFNNDMVYMEKFLENPRHVEIQILADGQGSAIHLAERDCSMQRRHQKVVEEAPAPGISEELRAEIGARCCNACNEINYRGAGTFEFLFENGEFYFIEMNTRIQVEHPVTEMITGVDLIKEQLRVAAGQKLTIKQEDIKVNGHAIECRINAEDPRTFIPSPGKITRFHPAGGMGVRWDSHIYTDYSVPPHYDSMIGKLITYGETREVAIARMKNALDELVIDGIKTNIALQEDIMNDAGFARGGANIHYLEKKLAEIE from the coding sequence ATGTTAAAGAAAGTAGTTATTGCCAACCGAGGCGAAATTGCATTACGTATATTACGTGCATGTAAAGAGCTAGGTATTAAAACCGTAGCTGTTCATTCTACTGCTGACAAAAATCTTAAACACGTTTTATTAGCAGACGAAACTATTTGTATTGGTAAAGCATCTGCCTTAGACAGTTACTTAAACATTCCTCGTTTAATTACTGCAGCAGAAGTAACTAACGCCGATGCAATTCATCCGGGTTACGGCTTTTTAGCTGAAAACGCCGACTTTGCTGAGCAAGTTGAAGATTCTGGTTTTGCATTTATTGGACCATTAGCTGATAGCATCCGTTTAATGGGTGATAAAGTTTCTGCTATTGCCGCGATGAAATCTGCCGGCGTACCTTGTGTACCAGGTTCAGATGGTCCGCTTACAGACGATGAAGCAGCAAGCATTGCCCATGGTCGCCGTATAGGTTACCCAGTAATCATCAAAGCCTCTGGTGGCGGTGGTGGTCGTGGTATGCGAGTTGTACGCAGCGAAGCCGACTTATTAGAGTCAATCCAGTTAACTAAAACTGAAGCTAGAAACACCTTCAACAATGATATGGTTTACATGGAAAAATTCCTTGAAAACCCTCGTCACGTTGAAATTCAAATTCTTGCCGATGGCCAAGGTAGTGCAATTCATTTAGCCGAGCGTGACTGTTCAATGCAACGTCGTCACCAAAAAGTTGTTGAAGAAGCGCCAGCACCAGGTATTTCTGAAGAACTTCGTGCTGAAATTGGTGCTCGTTGTTGTAACGCTTGTAATGAGATTAATTACCGCGGTGCTGGTACGTTTGAATTCTTATTTGAAAATGGTGAGTTCTACTTCATTGAAATGAACACTCGTATTCAAGTTGAGCATCCAGTAACTGAAATGATCACTGGTGTTGATTTGATCAAAGAGCAACTTCGTGTTGCTGCCGGTCAAAAATTAACAATCAAACAAGAAGATATTAAAGTTAACGGTCATGCAATTGAATGCCGTATTAATGCTGAAGATCCACGCACATTTATCCCTTCACCGGGTAAAATCACTCGTTTCCACCCTGCAGGTGGCATGGGCGTACGTTGGGATTCTCACATTTATACTGATTATTCAGTACCACCACATTATGATTCTATGATTGGTAAACTAATCACTTACGGTGAAACTCGTGAAGTGGCAATTGCTCGCATGAAAAACGCCTTGGATGAATTAGTTATCGACGGTATTAAAACTAATATCGCCTTACAAGAAGACATCATGAATGATGCCGGTTTTGCTCGCGGTGGTGCTAACATTCACTACCTAGAGAAAAAACTAGCTGAGATAGAGTAA
- a CDS encoding oxidoreductase-like domain-containing protein, with protein MTKLLEKPYPPADDDCCGGGSCCPCVWDNYYAELQKWRIQQADIKQQAES; from the coding sequence ATGACTAAATTATTAGAAAAACCTTATCCTCCTGCTGATGATGACTGTTGTGGTGGTGGCTCTTGTTGCCCTTGTGTGTGGGATAATTACTATGCAGAATTGCAAAAATGGCGCATTCAGCAAGCAGATATAAAACAACAGGCTGAATCATAA
- a CDS encoding oxidoreductase-like domain-containing protein, producing MSDLLEKPTPPNSNECCESGACDPCIWDRYYVELQKWRIQQSEIKEKEKKENNQ from the coding sequence ATGTCTGATTTACTTGAAAAACCTACCCCTCCTAACAGTAACGAATGTTGTGAAAGTGGCGCATGTGATCCCTGCATTTGGGACCGTTACTACGTTGAATTACAAAAGTGGCGTATTCAACAAAGCGAAATAAAAGAAAAAGAAAAAAAAGAGAATAATCAATAG
- a CDS encoding PEP-CTERM sorting domain-containing protein yields the protein MKQISNLRKIFSLSVLLILASLSFNSQADHITCAEVAHDDITNYVTNTTGCELGEDDQDFLNPLMVNTDDGMFGHTDWEFVTKYEGGQAGIFTLDEVVPVDILIMLVFKGPNANSGTAPDEFVGYTLAEGEDTFEWQTMFAKYNDKKDSWNYQGVSHISVYWVPDDGGVDPQCHTCTEIPEPQSLLILSAGLLGIFINRRKLFK from the coding sequence ATGAAACAGATCTCCAATTTAAGAAAAATATTCTCTTTGTCTGTACTACTTATATTGGCTAGTTTGAGCTTTAATTCACAAGCTGATCACATAACATGTGCGGAGGTAGCGCATGATGATATTACAAATTATGTTACGAACACGACAGGTTGTGAACTTGGTGAGGACGATCAAGATTTTCTTAATCCATTAATGGTTAATACTGATGATGGTATGTTTGGTCATACTGACTGGGAATTTGTCACGAAGTACGAAGGTGGACAGGCTGGAATATTTACTTTAGATGAAGTGGTGCCAGTTGATATTCTTATTATGTTAGTGTTCAAAGGTCCTAATGCAAATTCAGGGACAGCTCCGGATGAGTTTGTAGGTTATACATTAGCAGAAGGTGAAGATACTTTCGAATGGCAAACTATGTTTGCTAAATACAATGACAAAAAAGACAGTTGGAATTATCAAGGCGTGTCACATATCTCTGTTTATTGGGTACCTGATGATGGTGGAGTAGACCCTCAATGTCATACTTGTACAGAAATCCCTGAGCCACAGTCTTTATTAATATTATCAGCCGGATTGTTAGGAATATTTATTAATAGGAGAAAGCTATTTAAATAG
- a CDS encoding PEP-CTERM sorting domain-containing protein — translation MTKLIKIFKYTSSLVMASLFMMSFNANSSHIKCVDDYAYLTEAFINEADCELGLTGNDTGHGNSVNNGDGMFDITNWVLLEEHVDIDSGISPNNFTIDPTYFDTYNTFMLTFKSATGADPDKYIGYLLNLDFLSFNWFDVMFKKTVGNENDDDESGDFHEISHINLYGFFDDEVVIASCTTSEPCTDIPEPNVIFIFGLGLVGLFIRKRIFK, via the coding sequence ATGACTAAATTAATAAAAATATTTAAGTACACATCATCACTAGTGATGGCTTCTTTATTCATGATGAGCTTTAACGCTAATTCTTCTCATATAAAGTGTGTTGATGATTATGCTTATTTGACCGAAGCATTTATTAACGAGGCTGATTGTGAGTTAGGATTAACAGGCAATGACACTGGTCATGGAAACAGTGTAAATAATGGGGATGGAATGTTTGATATTACAAACTGGGTTCTCCTTGAAGAGCATGTTGATATTGACTCCGGAATTTCTCCTAATAACTTCACCATTGATCCAACTTACTTTGATACATACAACACATTTATGCTCACCTTTAAATCCGCTACAGGAGCTGATCCTGATAAGTATATAGGGTATTTATTAAATTTAGATTTTTTAAGTTTTAACTGGTTTGATGTAATGTTTAAAAAAACGGTTGGTAATGAAAATGATGACGATGAAAGTGGAGATTTCCACGAAATTTCTCACATAAACCTTTACGGTTTTTTTGATGATGAGGTTGTCATAGCTTCATGTACAACTAGCGAACCTTGTACTGACATCCCTGAGCCTAATGTTATATTTATCTTTGGGTTAGGCTTAGTTGGATTATTTATTAGAAAGCGAATATTTAAATAA